One window of the Rhodococcus sovatensis genome contains the following:
- a CDS encoding AIM24 family protein yields the protein MNGHRVLVANLQQGSPQGDSLRAISGSMVAYEGDVAFKSAGMGGGGGFRAALKQKVAGESLSLMEVSGKGTVYFAVDAQDITIVEIANDSMHVEASQLLALTGQLKTEVKFSGLRGASSGQGLFTTVVSGSGTVALLSAGGPLIALAVDPQYPLVVDPDSFVAHRGQLNQSFVTDVTWRSAIGGGSGEAFSLRFDGQGVVYIQPEER from the coding sequence ATGAACGGGCACCGTGTGCTCGTCGCGAATCTGCAACAAGGATCACCGCAGGGCGATTCGCTGCGTGCGATTTCCGGATCGATGGTCGCGTACGAGGGCGATGTCGCCTTCAAGAGCGCAGGGATGGGCGGCGGCGGCGGATTCCGCGCTGCACTCAAACAGAAGGTCGCAGGCGAATCCCTTTCGCTCATGGAGGTATCTGGGAAAGGGACCGTCTACTTCGCCGTCGACGCCCAGGACATCACCATCGTCGAGATCGCGAACGACTCCATGCACGTGGAAGCATCACAGCTTCTCGCTCTGACAGGTCAGCTCAAGACCGAGGTCAAGTTCTCGGGGCTTCGTGGCGCGAGCTCCGGACAGGGCCTCTTCACAACAGTCGTCAGCGGATCCGGCACCGTCGCGCTGCTCTCGGCAGGTGGTCCGCTGATCGCGCTCGCAGTCGATCCGCAGTACCCACTCGTAGTCGACCCCGATTCGTTCGTCGCGCACCGCGGCCAACTGAACCAGAGCTTCGTCACCGACGTCACGTGGCGCTCCGCCATCGGCGGTGGCAGTGGTGAGGCATTCTCGCTCCGTTTCGACGGCCAGGGCGTCGTCTACATCCAACCCGAGGAGCGCTGA
- a CDS encoding ISL3 family transposase, with translation MRVSTAFNRLLQIPGASVSDVSITDSSVEVVLRRRARRSKCPCGYTTAASYDQAPRRWRHLDFGRHKVWLVYSIHRIECPTCGVRTEDVPWARPRARHTRDFEDTVLWLVTRTDRTSVSTLMRCAWRTVTSIVTRAVDALIDSRRLDRLYRIGVDEICYRHPHKYLTIVGDHDTGKVVYIAEGRGRESFSEFFEQQSARERGAVQVVSMDGSPAFRAAAEHHVPRARQCMDPFHVMQWVNRALDRVFSDAASVRRTLTMQAPQWRKARTALRLGKNRLTKTHKSLLRTVINADTEVGTAWRLKEQFRDLYRKVAPSNAVRYLRRWIEEARSCGIIAFVQLARMIEKKAEAICAAIELGISNALIEGINSKIRLINARGYGHHSAESLKAMIYLNLGGIEVKLPTQT, from the coding sequence GTGCGCGTCAGTACTGCATTTAACCGTCTGCTTCAGATTCCCGGTGCATCGGTATCGGATGTGTCGATCACAGATAGCTCCGTCGAGGTCGTGTTGCGGCGTCGTGCGCGGCGGTCGAAGTGTCCGTGCGGGTACACCACTGCCGCATCGTACGACCAGGCGCCCAGACGGTGGCGGCATCTCGATTTCGGTCGCCACAAGGTGTGGCTGGTCTACTCGATCCACCGAATAGAGTGCCCGACCTGCGGCGTTCGAACCGAGGACGTGCCGTGGGCAAGGCCGAGAGCACGACACACGCGGGACTTCGAAGACACAGTGCTGTGGCTGGTGACGCGTACCGATCGCACCTCGGTCTCGACGTTGATGCGCTGTGCGTGGCGTACGGTCACCTCCATCGTCACGCGGGCGGTCGATGCGTTGATCGATTCGCGTCGGCTCGACAGGCTGTATCGGATCGGTGTCGACGAAATCTGCTATCGGCATCCGCACAAGTACCTCACCATCGTCGGCGATCACGACACCGGCAAGGTCGTGTACATCGCCGAGGGCCGAGGGCGTGAGTCGTTTTCGGAATTTTTCGAGCAACAGTCCGCCCGGGAACGAGGCGCGGTGCAGGTGGTGTCGATGGACGGGTCTCCGGCTTTCCGGGCCGCCGCCGAACATCACGTCCCGCGCGCCCGCCAATGCATGGATCCCTTTCATGTCATGCAGTGGGTCAACCGTGCTCTGGACCGAGTGTTCTCCGATGCGGCGTCGGTTCGTCGTACGTTGACGATGCAGGCGCCCCAATGGCGCAAGGCTCGAACAGCGTTGCGGCTGGGTAAGAATCGGCTGACCAAGACTCACAAGTCGCTGCTGCGAACGGTCATCAATGCCGACACCGAAGTCGGGACTGCGTGGCGTTTGAAGGAACAGTTCCGCGATCTCTACCGCAAGGTCGCGCCCTCCAATGCCGTGCGTTACTTGCGGCGTTGGATCGAGGAAGCGCGGTCCTGCGGGATCATCGCGTTCGTACAACTGGCCCGCATGATCGAGAAGAAAGCGGAGGCGATCTGTGCGGCAATCGAGCTAGGGATCTCGAATGCTCTCATCGAGGGAATCAACTCGAAGATCAGGCTGATCAACGCCCGTGGTTACGGTCATCATTCCGCTGAATCACTCAAGGCGATGATCTACCTGAACCTCGGTGGAATCGAGGTCAAACTCCCCACACAAACGTAA
- a CDS encoding metallophosphoesterase, translated as MKAAPTIGSLLLACVLVGADAVADPAATRVQAPAAAVPALGLLAVPNTVSAEMVAGVGSKEVDGNIEAGTESSGAEARTSAWDEFPYLRYTATFDPGVDSAEISWQGTSVNTNDLAMHVLDPAESRWGPAVAVARPDWPGGLVNLTAKVTGIDGPVEVMIVDSPRVDRSFAEHNAEVDGSFAEPGTYDFALQHITDTQYISRDDPNVYDDMTQWSVDNAAEYGIDYSMHTGDIIQSWISPGRPDTQSRIEFEAASESMQRLEDANLPHGVLPGNHDNLWNVAGKLVPGMHEENHALYNEYFGPDRYRDQPWWGDSFTAQDNSAHYDLIDIAGAKFLMLYIGYNPPEKVMKWAEQVLADHPDRNVVIGTHYYLDEGGEKKLMAFGDIGASSGQQIWNRLVKPFESVFLVLSGHVDGQATVVDRDVDDTGRTVVQLLADYQYFEVGGERATGFQRLLQFDIDGEALAVTTHSPTLDRFDVESFDPRRRFLPEDGEFVTDFTLRADVPRAVSAR; from the coding sequence GTGAAGGCCGCACCGACCATCGGATCGCTTCTGCTCGCTTGCGTACTCGTCGGTGCCGACGCGGTGGCCGACCCCGCGGCAACACGCGTCCAGGCACCCGCTGCCGCGGTGCCCGCACTCGGCCTGCTCGCAGTTCCGAACACCGTCTCCGCCGAGATGGTCGCCGGAGTCGGCAGCAAGGAAGTAGACGGCAATATCGAGGCCGGCACCGAGTCGTCCGGTGCCGAAGCTCGCACGTCCGCGTGGGACGAATTTCCCTATCTCCGGTACACCGCAACGTTCGACCCCGGCGTCGACAGCGCCGAGATTTCGTGGCAGGGCACCTCGGTCAACACCAACGACCTGGCAATGCACGTCCTCGATCCCGCCGAAAGCCGCTGGGGGCCTGCTGTCGCCGTCGCGCGACCCGACTGGCCAGGAGGGCTCGTGAACCTCACCGCGAAGGTGACGGGAATCGACGGCCCAGTCGAAGTCATGATCGTCGACAGCCCACGTGTGGACCGCTCGTTCGCCGAGCACAACGCGGAGGTGGACGGTTCGTTCGCCGAGCCAGGAACGTACGACTTTGCGCTGCAACACATCACCGACACCCAGTACATTTCGCGTGACGACCCGAACGTCTACGACGACATGACTCAATGGTCTGTCGACAATGCCGCCGAGTACGGCATCGACTACAGCATGCACACCGGCGATATCATTCAGAGCTGGATCAGCCCAGGTCGACCGGATACACAGTCTCGCATCGAATTCGAGGCCGCAAGCGAATCGATGCAGCGGCTCGAGGACGCGAACCTCCCACACGGTGTCCTGCCGGGCAACCACGACAACCTGTGGAACGTTGCAGGAAAGCTCGTGCCGGGTATGCACGAGGAGAACCACGCCCTCTACAACGAGTACTTCGGACCGGATCGGTACCGAGACCAGCCATGGTGGGGTGATTCGTTTACGGCACAGGATAATTCGGCACACTACGACCTGATCGACATCGCCGGTGCGAAGTTCCTGATGCTCTACATCGGATACAACCCGCCCGAGAAGGTGATGAAGTGGGCCGAGCAGGTGCTCGCGGATCATCCGGATCGAAATGTCGTGATCGGCACCCACTACTACCTCGACGAGGGCGGGGAGAAGAAGCTGATGGCCTTCGGCGACATCGGCGCCAGCTCCGGTCAGCAGATCTGGAACCGCCTCGTGAAACCCTTCGAATCGGTGTTCCTGGTGCTGTCCGGGCACGTCGACGGGCAGGCCACCGTCGTGGACCGCGACGTCGACGACACCGGTCGCACCGTCGTACAGCTACTGGCCGACTATCAGTACTTCGAGGTCGGTGGGGAGCGGGCAACGGGCTTCCAACGGTTGCTCCAGTTCGACATCGACGGTGAGGCCCTGGCCGTGACAACGCATTCGCCTACGCTCGACCGCTTCGACGTCGAGAGTTTCGACCCTCGCCGAAGGTTCCTCCCCGAGGACGGCGAGTTCGTCACCGATTTCACTCTGCGAGCAGATGTCCCTCGGGCTGTCAGCGCACGCTGA
- a CDS encoding HNH endonuclease signature motif containing protein — MLSGDSHSGVTDTVNDTAGDTAVSEETAASGDTAASGVPVIEAAFLANVVATIEQQVEILGRIDMSAASTADQRALLVRMETATRSLFGYSHTWLADLMAQRGLDDIYGSVPQAVAVLLRVSVARASQRIRFADEYGHRTSMTGERLDPVLPATASAAESGALDEEHQRIIKNFFRLLGRKVDIESRERAENQLAQLARELLPDQFRAAAARLFAVLDPDGELDDEEKTAARCFVSFDDPGADGLTKGKFLIDAETRAYLEAGFAKWAKPGMCNPADSTPVVDDPNVATNSDKNTSGSESDAATPDPSLFEQSDDSDTDQSSPGDEPDRTDVGTDATAGPGTAAGPVPGPGPGTAADRDTIIDAERRAARDHRSKGRRQHDALKVILRQMLASGQLGHHRGLPVTAVVTMTLKELEEASGHAVTGTGSLIPMRDAIRMASHAHQYLVIFDDHGRPLHLGRSKRIATADQRIVLIAADRGCTFPGCTRPATWSQVHHIDEWAAGGNTDIDSLTFGCDTHHPLVGPADTDWATTKAGPDHPYPGRTLWHPPIGLDPLRRGRINHFHHPNEYIYPADVPLSDTGETRDTNAPSPGGSESGTPPA; from the coding sequence ATGCTTTCGGGGGATAGCCACTCAGGGGTGACCGACACGGTCAACGACACGGCAGGTGACACTGCTGTCTCAGAGGAGACTGCGGCGTCGGGAGATACTGCGGCGTCGGGGGTGCCGGTAATCGAGGCCGCGTTCCTGGCGAACGTCGTCGCCACCATCGAACAACAGGTAGAGATTCTCGGGCGGATCGACATGTCCGCCGCATCCACCGCCGACCAGCGAGCGCTACTGGTTCGCATGGAAACAGCGACCCGTTCCTTGTTCGGATATTCCCACACCTGGCTCGCCGACCTCATGGCCCAACGCGGTCTCGACGACATCTACGGTTCCGTCCCCCAGGCAGTCGCGGTACTGCTACGCGTGTCCGTCGCACGCGCCTCGCAGCGCATCCGCTTCGCCGACGAGTACGGACACCGCACTTCCATGACCGGAGAACGGCTGGACCCGGTCCTACCAGCCACCGCCTCCGCCGCCGAAAGCGGAGCTCTCGACGAAGAACACCAACGCATCATCAAAAACTTCTTCCGTTTGCTCGGCCGCAAAGTCGACATCGAATCCCGCGAGAGAGCGGAGAACCAACTGGCCCAACTCGCCCGAGAACTCCTCCCCGACCAATTCCGGGCCGCCGCAGCGCGACTGTTCGCAGTCCTCGACCCCGACGGGGAACTCGACGACGAAGAGAAGACCGCCGCACGCTGTTTCGTCTCCTTCGACGACCCCGGCGCCGACGGGCTCACCAAAGGGAAATTCCTGATCGACGCAGAAACCCGCGCCTATCTCGAAGCCGGTTTCGCGAAATGGGCCAAACCCGGCATGTGCAACCCCGCCGACAGCACACCCGTCGTCGACGACCCCAACGTCGCCACCAACAGCGACAAGAACACCAGCGGCAGCGAATCCGACGCCGCGACACCGGACCCGAGCCTGTTCGAGCAATCCGACGATAGCGACACCGATCAATCAAGCCCCGGTGATGAACCCGACCGGACAGATGTAGGTACCGACGCCACAGCTGGTCCTGGTACCGCTGCTGGCCCTGTTCCTGGTCCTGGTCCTGGCACTGCTGCCGACAGGGACACGATCATCGACGCCGAACGCCGCGCTGCACGCGATCACCGCAGCAAAGGCCGACGCCAACACGACGCACTGAAAGTGATCCTGCGGCAGATGCTCGCGTCCGGCCAACTCGGTCACCACCGTGGACTTCCCGTCACGGCCGTCGTCACCATGACATTGAAAGAGCTCGAAGAAGCCTCCGGACACGCCGTCACTGGCACCGGATCATTGATCCCCATGCGCGACGCAATCCGCATGGCCTCCCACGCCCACCAGTACCTCGTGATCTTCGACGACCACGGCCGGCCCCTGCATCTGGGCCGTTCCAAACGGATCGCCACAGCCGATCAACGCATCGTCCTCATCGCCGCCGACCGCGGATGCACCTTCCCTGGGTGCACCCGCCCCGCCACCTGGAGCCAGGTCCACCACATCGACGAATGGGCGGCAGGCGGTAACACCGACATCGACTCGCTCACCTTCGGCTGCGATACCCACCACCCCCTCGTCGGACCCGCGGACACCGACTGGGCCACCACCAAAGCCGGACCCGACCATCCCTACCCCGGCCGCACCCTCTGGCACCCGCCGATCGGCCTCGATCCACTGCGCCGCGGCCGCATCAACCATTTCCACCACCCCAACGAGTACATCTACCCAGCGGACGTCCCCCTCTCTGACACCGGCGAAACCCGCGATACCAACGCCCCATCGCCAGGCGGCAGTGAATCAGGCACTCCGCCCGCCTGA
- a CDS encoding serine hydrolase — protein MSRTVAVSAGCAAVLIVAGCSATEPVTQEPDNCVSAASTDLNTQEGWLGLIEQTPETVSLVVDDGRGHVVEHRQDEQQALASAVKVVHLAAYARAVAAGELDADEQVPLLDWERWYVPGTDGGAHPAALDRLGIANDGVSATDLTATVRLDDMVTAMIRESDNAVPDYLRYRLGDDALVDAAAAGGWEGFEVPTLVTTVLAVFDPTLGEGDQWATAQRWAFDDQFRADASAEVQNPPMKIRLRR, from the coding sequence ATGAGTCGCACCGTTGCTGTGTCCGCCGGATGTGCAGCCGTACTGATCGTGGCTGGATGCTCCGCTACCGAGCCGGTCACGCAGGAGCCGGACAACTGCGTCTCGGCGGCGTCGACCGATTTGAACACCCAGGAAGGCTGGCTGGGGTTGATCGAGCAAACCCCGGAGACGGTCTCTCTCGTTGTGGACGACGGCCGAGGCCACGTCGTCGAGCATCGGCAGGACGAACAGCAGGCACTGGCCTCCGCAGTCAAGGTCGTTCACTTGGCCGCATATGCGCGTGCGGTCGCCGCTGGCGAATTGGACGCCGACGAGCAAGTGCCACTGCTGGATTGGGAGCGCTGGTACGTGCCCGGAACCGACGGAGGTGCACACCCGGCGGCGCTGGACAGGTTGGGCATTGCCAACGATGGCGTGAGCGCAACTGATCTCACTGCAACGGTCCGACTGGACGACATGGTCACCGCGATGATTCGGGAGAGCGACAACGCGGTACCCGATTACCTCCGCTACCGACTCGGCGACGATGCGCTCGTCGATGCCGCCGCGGCAGGCGGCTGGGAAGGGTTCGAGGTGCCGACGCTCGTCACGACTGTTCTGGCGGTCTTCGATCCCACGCTGGGCGAGGGTGACCAATGGGCTACTGCCCAACGGTGGGCATTCGACGATCAATTCCGCGCCGACGCCAGCGCAGAAGTGCAGAACCCACCTATGAAGATCAGGCTGCGTCGGTAG
- a CDS encoding DUF72 domain-containing protein, giving the protein MASRKRLSDVRIGISGWTYAPWRGDFYPAGLAHRRELEYASERLSSIEINGTFYAMQKPSSFAKWHDETPDDFVFSIKGGRYVTHVKRLVDVESALANFFATGVLGLGRKLGPILWQLPPNLQFDADKLAAFFTLLPRTTSEAVALAGRRDEKLPEDRVSLLVTGERPIRHALEARHPSFDTPEAIQILREHDVAFVVADSAGRYPFVDTPTSDFMYVRLHGAEELYASGYDDTSLDAWAARVAGWRSSKLDVFVYFDNDVKGYAPHDAMRLIGRI; this is encoded by the coding sequence ATGGCATCGCGGAAACGTCTGTCGGACGTCAGAATCGGCATCTCCGGTTGGACGTACGCGCCGTGGCGCGGCGACTTCTATCCCGCGGGCCTCGCGCACCGACGCGAGTTGGAATATGCGTCCGAGCGATTGTCTTCGATCGAAATCAACGGAACCTTCTACGCGATGCAGAAGCCGTCGAGCTTCGCGAAGTGGCACGACGAGACCCCCGACGACTTCGTGTTCTCGATCAAGGGCGGCCGATACGTCACACACGTGAAGCGACTGGTCGATGTGGAATCGGCGCTGGCTAATTTCTTCGCGACGGGTGTGCTCGGCCTGGGGCGCAAGCTCGGCCCCATTCTGTGGCAGCTGCCACCGAACCTGCAGTTCGACGCCGACAAGCTTGCCGCGTTCTTCACCCTTCTTCCTAGAACCACGTCCGAGGCTGTCGCGCTCGCTGGGCGACGGGACGAGAAGCTCCCGGAGGATCGCGTCAGCCTCCTCGTCACAGGCGAGCGCCCGATACGTCATGCGCTCGAAGCTCGCCACCCCAGCTTCGACACTCCCGAGGCGATTCAAATTCTGCGAGAGCACGACGTCGCGTTCGTCGTTGCAGATTCAGCAGGCCGGTATCCTTTCGTGGACACGCCGACTTCCGATTTCATGTACGTACGGCTTCACGGCGCCGAGGAGCTGTACGCGAGCGGATACGACGACACCTCACTGGACGCGTGGGCCGCTCGTGTCGCTGGGTGGAGATCGTCGAAGCTTGACGTGTTCGTGTACTTCGACAACGACGTCAAAGGCTACGCGCCGCACGACGCGATGAGATTGATCGGCCGAATCTGA
- a CDS encoding VOC family protein, with the protein MPTLELTRAPFSGFAVDDIDAARAFYADTLGLTVLDGEMGLLRLQLSDAVEVLIYPRERHQPAPYTILNFPVADIEAAVDALVAKGVVFQSYPDMGTDDRGIFRHGGPLIAWFTDPAGNVLSVLEA; encoded by the coding sequence ATGCCGACTCTCGAACTCACTCGCGCACCGTTCTCCGGATTCGCCGTCGACGACATCGACGCGGCCCGAGCGTTCTACGCCGATACGCTCGGGCTGACCGTTCTCGACGGGGAGATGGGGCTCCTTCGTCTTCAGTTGAGTGACGCCGTGGAGGTTCTGATTTATCCACGCGAACGTCACCAGCCTGCGCCGTACACGATCCTCAACTTCCCGGTCGCCGACATCGAGGCAGCGGTCGACGCGTTGGTTGCCAAGGGCGTCGTATTCCAGAGCTACCCGGACATGGGCACCGACGACCGCGGAATCTTCCGGCACGGCGGGCCGCTCATCGCATGGTTCACCGATCCGGCGGGAAACGTCCTGTCGGTTCTGGAGGCCTGA
- a CDS encoding nuclear transport factor 2 family protein: MRTAEGLLAAVQCSPEAVAIHDRTTWVDLYAREGVVNDPVGSKPHRGREAIERFYDTFIAPNTINFHIENDVVSGMSVVRDLSLETIMSTGAVLNVPMHIRYDLVEEDGELKISRLAAHWELRSMIGQLLRAGSRGLTASAKLTPQLIGNQGIGGVLGFMGGLRSVGKRGKEAAAELLKSSPVTDASGQPVSPDLLRGATYRKFIAAGRTVSVTMDGSFGSGVVFIEFAPTSLVAESITVFSTSHRDA; the protein is encoded by the coding sequence ATGCGCACCGCTGAGGGCCTCCTCGCCGCAGTCCAGTGTTCACCCGAGGCCGTTGCGATTCACGATCGGACGACGTGGGTCGATCTCTACGCACGTGAAGGCGTCGTCAACGACCCCGTCGGGTCGAAGCCACACCGCGGGAGGGAGGCGATCGAGCGCTTCTACGACACCTTCATCGCGCCGAACACCATCAACTTTCACATCGAGAACGACGTCGTCTCCGGGATGTCCGTCGTCCGAGATCTGTCACTGGAAACAATCATGTCGACCGGCGCGGTGCTGAACGTGCCGATGCACATTCGCTACGACCTCGTCGAGGAAGACGGTGAGCTGAAGATTTCGCGCCTCGCCGCCCATTGGGAGCTGCGGTCGATGATCGGTCAGCTTCTCCGCGCGGGTTCCCGAGGACTGACCGCGTCCGCGAAGCTGACTCCCCAGTTGATCGGAAACCAGGGGATAGGCGGAGTCCTCGGCTTCATGGGTGGACTGCGAAGTGTCGGAAAGCGGGGCAAAGAAGCGGCCGCGGAACTGCTGAAGAGTTCACCCGTGACGGATGCGTCGGGGCAACCGGTGTCCCCCGACCTGCTCCGCGGCGCAACCTACCGAAAGTTCATCGCCGCGGGCCGGACCGTGAGCGTGACGATGGACGGATCATTCGGCAGCGGAGTGGTGTTCATCGAATTCGCACCCACATCGCTTGTTGCCGAGTCGATCACCGTGTTCTCGACATCGCATCGAGATGCTTGA
- a CDS encoding S1C family serine protease — MQAAGRAAFLVTLTLAVSALAPPLAPGVLDSTPLADQAPPAVAPPPPVETPPPLTLEQLSEQVNPTVVTIAAEFGLYGVAGTGFVVDADGLVVTNFHVIEEATAVTAVHMGNGLIYDASVLGYDKTRDLAVLQLATASDLPVAAIGSSADLEVGADVTAIGNASGGGVLVPAPGKIVALDRPVIAQSSVDGSRNELVGMIQIDADVRAGDSGGPLVDAWGNVIGVDAAGLSDEARETQAPEAYAIPIDDAIAVVEQVRDGRSEGTVHVGPTPYLGIGVRDVSAFRTAGPSQGAAVASVQSDSPAQRTGLVRGDVIVSFDGRPVRTSDELSMEMIGRRPGDIIRLEWITEEGVRQQQSVTLELGAPTA, encoded by the coding sequence ATGCAGGCAGCAGGCCGGGCGGCGTTCCTCGTGACGTTGACTCTCGCTGTCTCCGCACTTGCGCCTCCTCTCGCCCCCGGCGTACTCGACAGCACCCCCCTCGCGGACCAGGCACCCCCTGCCGTAGCGCCCCCACCTCCGGTCGAAACCCCGCCGCCCCTGACACTGGAGCAGCTGTCCGAGCAGGTGAATCCGACTGTTGTCACGATCGCCGCCGAGTTCGGTCTCTACGGTGTCGCAGGGACGGGGTTCGTCGTCGATGCCGACGGACTTGTCGTCACCAATTTCCACGTGATCGAAGAGGCGACAGCGGTGACGGCCGTCCACATGGGCAACGGACTGATCTACGACGCCTCCGTGCTCGGTTACGACAAGACGCGGGATCTGGCGGTGCTACAGCTGGCCACCGCATCCGACCTGCCGGTTGCGGCCATCGGATCATCGGCCGATCTGGAAGTCGGTGCCGATGTGACCGCGATCGGAAATGCCTCCGGCGGTGGAGTTCTCGTACCTGCACCCGGCAAGATCGTCGCTCTCGACCGTCCAGTGATCGCGCAGAGTTCGGTCGACGGGTCTCGCAACGAGCTGGTCGGCATGATTCAGATCGACGCCGACGTGCGTGCCGGGGATTCCGGCGGTCCACTCGTGGACGCATGGGGCAACGTCATCGGAGTCGACGCTGCGGGCCTGTCCGACGAAGCGCGCGAGACACAGGCGCCGGAGGCGTACGCGATCCCCATCGATGACGCGATTGCCGTCGTCGAGCAAGTTCGTGACGGTCGCTCGGAGGGCACGGTGCACGTCGGTCCGACGCCGTATCTGGGGATCGGGGTGCGCGATGTATCCGCGTTTCGAACAGCTGGACCGTCTCAGGGAGCGGCGGTGGCGTCCGTCCAGTCCGACTCACCGGCGCAGCGCACAGGACTGGTCCGGGGCGATGTCATCGTGTCCTTCGACGGCCGACCCGTCCGGACATCCGATGAGCTCTCGATGGAAATGATCGGGCGCAGACCCGGAGACATCATTCGACTCGAGTGGATCACCGAAGAGGGTGTCCGCCAGCAACAGTCGGTCACCTTGGAGCTCGGTGCCCCGACCGCGTGA
- a CDS encoding GTP pyrophosphokinase family protein: MESNTTDNGSKAVELADFDQLRSDFTRFMMSYKFGIDELMTKINILKEEFTHIHRYSPIEHVGSRLKTPESIIVKARRKNCPLTLDDIRTNIVDIAGIRITCSFISDTYRIADMIGSQTDVRVLEVKDYIAAPKPNGYKSLHLIVEIPVFMSDRIQPVPVELQIRTIAMDFWASLEHKIFYKYHGTIPAPLLAELTEAADSANRLDVTMERLHDEVAEIKGGKSSDAIHLDSMPPLSLPRELLIAMLDGSKPL, translated from the coding sequence ATGGAAAGCAACACCACGGACAACGGGAGCAAGGCCGTCGAGCTAGCCGACTTCGATCAGCTTCGCAGCGACTTCACCCGCTTCATGATGAGCTACAAGTTCGGGATCGACGAGCTCATGACCAAGATCAACATCTTGAAGGAAGAATTCACGCACATCCACCGGTACAGCCCGATCGAGCACGTCGGATCGCGGTTGAAGACTCCGGAAAGCATCATCGTCAAGGCGCGACGCAAGAACTGCCCTCTCACACTCGACGACATTCGCACCAACATCGTCGACATCGCAGGCATTCGCATCACGTGCAGCTTCATCTCCGACACCTACCGCATCGCGGACATGATCGGCAGTCAGACCGACGTCCGTGTACTGGAAGTGAAGGACTATATCGCCGCTCCGAAACCGAACGGCTACAAGAGTCTTCACCTCATCGTCGAGATACCGGTGTTCATGAGCGACCGCATTCAACCGGTCCCGGTGGAACTGCAGATCCGCACCATCGCGATGGACTTCTGGGCAAGCCTCGAGCACAAGATCTTCTACAAGTACCACGGCACCATTCCCGCTCCGCTCCTCGCCGAGCTCACCGAAGCAGCGGACAGCGCGAATCGCCTCGATGTCACAATGGAACGGCTGCACGACGAGGTCGCCGAAATCAAGGGTGGCAAGTCGAGCGACGCCATTCATCTCGATTCGATGCCACCACTGTCGCTCCCGCGTGAGCTGCTGATTGCAATGCTCGACGGTAGTAAACCATTGTGA
- a CDS encoding LLM class F420-dependent oxidoreductase, whose translation MTIRLGYQMPNFSYDGSVKELFPKVIAQAREAEAAGFDTAFVMDHFYQLPGIGKPDAPMLEAYSTLSGLATATDTIQLSALVTGNTYRNPAILAKTVTTLDVVSGGRAILGIGAGWFELEHTSFGLEFGTFTDRFERLDEALQIIEPMLRGQRPTFDGLWYQVEDAINEPRIRDDLPIMLGGGGEKKTFGLAAQFADHLNIICNASELPRKVKAVEARCEEVDRDPKDLETSFLAFVIIDEDGDKAKKLQSDYLLSNGIDLSNLDDSDRAAATDRHFCGTPDDVAEQVQKRVLDQGIDGIIINLITNGHEPGVVELAGKTLRPLV comes from the coding sequence GTGACTATTCGTCTCGGTTACCAGATGCCCAACTTCAGCTACGACGGTTCCGTGAAAGAACTGTTCCCCAAGGTCATCGCGCAAGCGCGCGAGGCGGAGGCCGCGGGATTCGACACCGCGTTCGTCATGGATCACTTCTACCAACTACCCGGGATCGGCAAGCCCGACGCCCCGATGCTCGAGGCGTACTCGACCCTGTCCGGTCTGGCCACCGCCACCGACACGATTCAGCTTTCCGCCCTCGTCACCGGCAACACCTACCGAAACCCGGCGATTCTCGCCAAGACCGTCACCACGCTGGACGTCGTCAGCGGCGGTCGCGCGATCCTCGGGATCGGAGCGGGCTGGTTCGAGCTCGAGCACACCAGCTTCGGGTTGGAGTTCGGAACGTTCACCGATCGTTTCGAGCGGCTCGACGAGGCGCTGCAGATAATCGAGCCGATGCTGCGCGGGCAGCGTCCGACGTTCGACGGCCTCTGGTATCAGGTCGAGGACGCCATCAACGAACCTCGCATTCGGGACGATCTACCGATCATGCTCGGCGGCGGCGGCGAGAAGAAGACCTTCGGCCTTGCTGCGCAGTTCGCGGATCACCTCAACATCATCTGCAACGCAAGCGAACTGCCGCGCAAGGTCAAGGCCGTCGAAGCACGGTGCGAAGAAGTCGATCGCGATCCCAAGGATCTCGAAACCAGCTTCCTCGCGTTCGTCATCATCGACGAGGACGGTGACAAGGCGAAGAAGCTCCAGAGCGACTACTTGTTGTCGAACGGAATCGACCTGTCGAACCTCGACGACAGCGACAGGGCAGCCGCGACGGACCGGCATTTCTGCGGCACGCCGGACGACGTCGCCGAGCAGGTGCAGAAGCGGGTGCTCGATCAGGGCATCGACGGGATCATCATCAACCTGATCACCAATGGCCACGAGCCGGGCGTCGTCGAACTCGCGGGCAAGACGTTGCGTCCGCTCGTGTAG